A single region of the Rhizophagus irregularis chromosome 27, complete sequence genome encodes:
- a CDS encoding SNAP receptor synaptobrevin — translation MSNQYDPYVPREEGTAGGPPLKTQQIQKQINDTVGIMRENINQVAQRGEALDSLHDKTENLSVSAQGFRRGANRVRKQMWWKDMKMKIIIAAVIIIILVAIILSVYYGNKKN, via the exons at GTCTAACCAATACGACCCTTATGTTCCAAGAGAAGAAGGTACCGCTGGCGGACCACCTCTAAAAACACAACAAattcaaaaacaaattaatgataCAGTTGGTATTATGCGTGAGAATATCAACCAGGTTGCCCAGAGAGGCGAAGCTTTAGATTCCCTGCATGATAAGACCG aaaacTTGTCCGTATCGGCACAAGGCTTTCGCCGTGGTGCTAACCGCGTACGTAAACAAATGTGGTGGAAGgatatgaaaatgaaaattattattgccgctgtaataatcattatattagTGGCGATAATTT TATCGGTTTACTAcggaaataagaaaaattaa